The genomic DNA AGGATCGCCCTGAATATTCTGGAATTGGCGGCCCGTACCACGCCGCCGGATGAAGCCGGCAAACGCCATATCACCCTGGAGTCCATTGAAGATGCTGCTCAGACCAAAACGCTGCTTTATGACCGCGCCGGCGAACAGCATTACGATATTATTTCAGCCTTGCATAAGTCCATGAGGGGTTCTGACCCGGATGCTTCATTATACTGGTTGGGGCGCATGCTGGAAGCGGGTGAAGACCCATTGTATATCGCCCGGCGGCTGGTGCGTTTTGCTTCCGAAGATGTGGGCATGGCTGATCCGCAGGCTTTGGTCATCGCCATGGCTGCGCAACAGGCAGTACATTTTATTGGTATGCCGGAGGCCAATACGGCTCTGGCCCAGGCGGCGGTCTATCTGGCGACGGCCCCAAAAAGCAATTCGCTGTACGCTGCCTATAAAAAGGTGCAGTCTTCCATTGCCAAGAACCCCGTTGAACCGGTGCCTTTACACCTGCGCAATGCCCCCACCGGGTTGATGAAAGACCTGGGTTTTGGCAAGGGTTATAAATACGCTCATGATTATCCGGAGCATTTTGTGCGGCAGCAAAATTTGCCGGGATCTCTTAAAGGGCAAAAATTCTATACCCCTTCAAAGCAGGGGTTTGAGAAAGAAATTGCCGACCGCCTAAATCATTGGTTCGGCCCCCGCCGGGAAGAAGAATAGAGTCTGACCTCCGGTATCCTTTCGCCCAAATGCTAACTGAGCATGGTTGCCTGCTCTCTGTTCTCGTATATGCTCATATATGTGACGATGGAAAAAGAAAATATTACCCCAAATTTTGGGGGTATTAATACCCTCTTGACATTGTCCAACAAAGTCATTTATAATAGGGTACTCTTAATCAGGCCGGTAAAGGCCCGTATGAGCCACCGGTCTCCATAAAGGGAAACGAAGCACACATAGATAGAGA from Dehalogenimonas sp. W includes the following:
- a CDS encoding replication-associated recombination protein A, with protein sequence MSQDMFENQFEKLRNETAPLAARMRPQNLNEYIGQEHLVGEGRALRRAIDAGELPSIILWGPPGSGKTTLAHLMAKASDAQFAVVSAVSAGVADLRKVIEEAKQQRLSQHRKTILFIDEIHRFNKGQQDTILPYVEDGTVTLIGATTENPSFEVISPLLSRSRTYVLQALSAEQIKLLLVRAAGDKERGLGESHVVLSEEGAEHIVNLAGGDARIALNILELAARTTPPDEAGKRHITLESIEDAAQTKTLLYDRAGEQHYDIISALHKSMRGSDPDASLYWLGRMLEAGEDPLYIARRLVRFASEDVGMADPQALVIAMAAQQAVHFIGMPEANTALAQAAVYLATAPKSNSLYAAYKKVQSSIAKNPVEPVPLHLRNAPTGLMKDLGFGKGYKYAHDYPEHFVRQQNLPGSLKGQKFYTPSKQGFEKEIADRLNHWFGPRREEE